The sequence below is a genomic window from Bosea sp. F3-2.
GGCGGTCGGCGCCCGCGAGGAGACGCGCAAGCTCCTGCGCCGCATCCGCAGGGATGGGGCGCTGACCATCCGCGACATCGAAGAGGAGCTGATCGAGAAGGCGCATCTCTGGGCCAGCAAGAAGCCGTCCAAGGGCCTGCTGGAGCGCGCCTTCTACGATGGCGAGCTCGCGATCGCGGCGCGCGCCGGAATGCTCAAGACCTATGAGCTGTTCGACCGGCACTTCCAGTGGGAGAAGAAGCCGACGCCGGCAAGCGAGCGGCAGGTCACCGCCTACAAGCTCGACCGGGCGCTGCGGGCGCAGGGGCTGGTCAGCCTCGATTCCGCCTGTCATCTCGACGCGCCGAGCAAGAAGGCCGTGGCCGAGCTGATCGTTGCCCGCGTCAAGCGCAAGGAACTCGTCGAGGTCGCGGTGGCAGGCGCCGGCAAGACGCAGCATTGGGCCGAACCGGCGTCGCTGGAGCTGTCGGAAGCGCCTGAAGCGACGCTGATCCACATCCTCTCGCCCTTCGATCCGCTGATGATCCAGCGCAAGCGGGCGAAGCTCTTCTTCGACTACGCCCATGTCTTCGAGGCCTATCTGCCGAAGGAAAAGCGGGTCTATGGCTATTTCGGCCTGCCGGTGCTGGCGGGGGACCGCATCGTCGCCGTGCTCGACCTCAAGACCGACCGGGCCGCCGGCAAGCTCCTGATGCAGCAATGGAGCTGGCTCGATGGCCATGAGACGCCGGCGCTCAAGGCTGCGATCGAGGAGGAGCTGCAGCGCTTCGAGCGCTTCCAGCTCGGGCGCGACGAAGCCGAGCTGGAGCCGCTGCCCGAGATCACAAAAATGTCGGCTTGATCGGCGCTGTTGCGCCCGTCAGGGGCGAAAGGCGCGAAGCGAGCGGATGGCAGCGAAATTCCGGACCGGTGCCTTCGTGCCGCCGCGGGATGCGGCCTGAGCCATGCCGGCCGCGAGCCGCATGCGCTGGGCGATGCCCGATCCCGGCTTGCCGGTCGCGTCGCTCATCCATGCAGCGCTTCTGGCCTGGCTCGCTTTCGTCACCGTCCAGCAATTCGACGAGATGCCGGCCTTCGTCGAGCAGAGCGTTGATGTCGAGCTGCAGACGCCCGAGCAGTTCGAGGCGATGACACGCCCGCCACCACCCGCGCCGGCGACTGCGCCCGCTTCGGAGCCGGAGCCGGCTCCGTCGCCGTCCGTGCCATCAGTCCCGGCACCCTCAGAGCCGCCAGTCTCCGCCGAAACGGATGGGCTGGTCCGGCCGCGGCGCCTGCTTTCGCAGCAGGTCCTTGCCGATCCGCGCAGCCGGGACACGCTGGCGATGCTGCCGCGCCTGGCGCCGGACGAGCGCGTCGAGCAGCTTTGCGGGCTCGAGGCGATGGGCCAGATCCATGCCTGGCAGCACAGCTACGAGCCCGACCGGGTCAGCGCCTATGCCATGGCCGATACCCGTTACGCCGATCGCATTCTACGGGCGGAAGGAGCAGCCTTCCGCAGCAGGCGGCGCTGGTACGGGCTGCGCTTCGAATGCACGCTCTCCGCCGATCTCAAGCGGGTGACGGCCTTCGCCTTCCAGGTTGGCGATCCGATCCCGCAGGCACGCTGGCAGGCGCTTGGCCTGCCGGCCGTGCACTGAATTGGGCCGCTGTCAGGGGCCCAGGAGGTCGATCAGCGGCGGGATCAGCGGTTCGTCGGCCGGCGGCATGGCGAGATCGCGCAGCTTGCCGGGGCGGACCCATTTCAGCGCCTGCTCCTCGCGGGAGACGACGCTGCCCTCCCAGCGCCGGCAGATATAGAGCGGCATCAGCAGGTGAAACTCGGGATAGGCGTAGCTGGCGAAGGTCAGCGGCGCGAGGCAATCCTCCTTCACGGTGATGCCGAGTTCTTCATGGAGCTCGCGGATCAGCGCCGGCTCCGGCCGCTCGCCGGATTCGAGCTTGCCGCCGGGAAACTCCCAGAGGCCGGCGAGCGCCTTGCCTTCCGGGCGCTGGGTGACGAGGACGCGGTTGTCGGCATCGATCAGGGCGCAGGCGACGACGAGGAGGAGCTTCACGGAGACGGGACTCAGTTGCCGGAGAGGATGACTTGGACGGGCTCGGTTTCCTTGCCCGTCAGCGTGACGCTGTCATAGACCGAGCCACCCTCCCGCGAAAAGGCGTTCTCGTCGCCCCAGATCACCTGGGTGGTGATGAAATAGCTGCCGGGCGCGACCTTGTCGAAGGCGAAGCGACCATTGGCCTCGGCCTTGGTCGTGCGGGTGTATTCGGCATAGGCGGGGTCGACCGCGTCATCGGCCGGATAGGCGCGGTGCGGAACGTATTTGCCCTTGCCGTAGAGATTGGCGAAGCGCTCGCGGGCGAAGCCCGTGGCCGGGATGAGGCGCACGACCTGGCCGGCGGCATTGACCACCACGCCGCTCGGCTTGGTGCGGAAGGCATGGCCGGTGATGACGCCGTTTCCCGGCTTCCTGATGACGGCAGCCTCCTCCGTGGAGAAGGCCACCGTTGCCGGCTGGCGCTCGACACAACCAGCCATGACGGCGCCAGCCCATACGACCGCCGCGATAGTCCCGATCCTCATGAGGCCCCCACTCTGCGCGGCGCCATCGTGACGAGGAAGACGCCGGCCAGGATGATGCAACCGCCGAGGATCTGACGCAACTCTAGGTTCTCATGCAGGACGACGACGCCGAGGATCACGGCGACCGTCGGCACGAGATAACCGGTCATCGCCGCCCGCGTGGGGCCGGCGGCCCGGATCAGCCGCATGAAGACGGTGACCGGGATCGCCGTGGCGAAGATGCCAAGCGCCAGCATCGCGGGCAGATGGCCGCCAAGCGGCACGAACGCCGCAGGGCCGAGCACGGCGAGCGTCAGCGCGGTGGCGATGGTGCCCGAGAACATCTGCTGGCCCAGTGCCAGCCGGGCAGGATCGCCCGTCGCGGCAGGGACCGTCCGGACATAGAGGTTGGCGACCGTATAGCTCAGCGTCGCGCCGATCATGGCGAGCACGCTGAGCGCGGTGCCGCCGCCCTCGAACAGGCGCGGGCCGATCAGCAGGGCGACGCCGGCCATGCCGAGCAGGATGCCGCCGAGCCGGCGCCGGCTCAGCCGCTCCTCCGAGAAGACGAGATGGGCGACGAGCGCGGTGACGAGCGGCCCCGCCGCCTGGATCATCGCCGCGGGGCCGCTGGCGAGCTGAACCAGCGCATAGCCGACGAGCACGTTCGGCAGCCAGCCATTGGTGGTGCCGAGCATGATCCATGGCAGGATCTCGGCGCGCCGCGGCAGCGGGCTGCGCCGGCGGCCGAGGCTCCAGAGCGACAGCACGGCAGCGCCGAGCAGGCCGCGGCTGGCGGCGATCGCCAACGCCGAAACCTCCCCGCTCATCAGCTTGATGAACAGGTAGCTCGACCCCCAGAGCAGGGAGCAGATCGCGAGGTTGACGGCGATGAAGCTGCGGCTGGGGTCGGCCGAAAGCGGCCGCTCAGGAGCGGTAATCGCCATTGATCTCGACATAGGCCTTGGTCAGGTCGCAGGTCCAGACCGTGGCCTTGCCGCGTCCGATGCCGAGATCGGCGGTGATGACGATGCTGTCGCCCTTCATATACTCGGATACCGCGTTCTCATCGTAGGAAGGCGCGCGGGCGCCCTGCTTCGCCACGACGATGTCGCCGAAGCCGATGTCGAGCCGGTCGCGATCGGCCGGCTCGCCGGCCTTACCGACCGCCATGACGACGCGGCCCCAATTGGCGTCCTCGCCGGCGATGGCGGTCTTGACCAGCGGCGAATTGGCGATCGAGAGCGCGACGCGCTTGGCCGAACGGGCGGAAGCGGCGCCGGTGACACGCACCTCGACGAATTTGCGGGCGCCTTCGCCGTCCTTGCAGACGAGATGGGCGAGTTCGAGCAGGATCGCATTCAGCGCGCGCTTGAAGCCGGAGAGCCGGGCATCGTTGACCTCGGTGATCTCGGGAACACCCCTCGCGTGCGCCTTGCCGGTGGCGAAGAGCATCAGCGTGTCCGAGGTCGAGGTGTCGCTATCGACGGTGACCGCGTTGAACGAGCCCTTCACGCCCTTGGAGAGCAGGGCCTGCAGCACGGGTGCGGCGATCGGCGCGTCGGTGAAGACGAAGGAGAGCATCGTCGCCATGTCCGGCGCGATCATGCCGGCGCCCTTGGCGATGCCGGCGATGACCACTTCCTTGCCGTCGATCTTGGCCTTGCGGGTCAGTGCCTTCGGGAAGGTGTCGGTGGTCATGATCGCCTTGGCGGCGTCGATCCAGGGGCCGTCGGCGGCGCGCTTGGCGCAGTCGTCGAGCACGCCCTTGAACTTGCTCGCGTCGAGCGGCTCGCCGATCACGCCGGTGGAGGCGACGAAGACTTCCTCGGGCTTGCAGCCAGCGGCCTTGGCGGCGATCTCGGCAGTGAGCTTGACCGCGTCACGGCCTTTGAGCCCGGTGAAGGCGTTGGCGTTGCCGGAATTGACGACGACGGCGCGGGCCGAACCCTGCTTCAGGTTCTCGCGGCACCAGTCGACCGGGGCGGAGGGGCATTTCGAGCGGGTGAAGACGCCGGCCACCTGCGTGCCCTGGTCGAGCAGCGCGAACCAGACATCGGTGCGGCCCTTGTAGCGGATGCCGGCCTCGGCGGTGGCGAAGCGCACGCCCGGGATCGGCGGAACCTTGGGCTGGCGCTTCGGCGCGAGCGGGGAAACGGGGACATCCTTGCCGGCCATCGGGGCTCCTCCTGCGGAACACGGCTCGAAAGGCCGGCGAATCGTTCGCCCGCCGGTCCGTGCGCCTTATCCAGCAGCCTCTGCCGCAGGCCGATGACGAAAACAAGAAGGGCGGCCGCAAGGGCCGCCCTACAAAATGGAGGTTTGCGTCATACTCGGGGCGCGGATCCCGCCGCCACTCCCTCCTCCCCTTGCGGGAGAAGGTGGCCCGAAGGGCCGGATGAGGGGTCGCACGGATCGGAATCGTCTTTGCTGTCCCAGAAGCGGGATCGTGGCGCGACCCCTCACCCTAACCCTCTCCCGCAGGGGGAGAGGGGACAGGTCGCGCCTGCCTCTGCCACTCAGTTCTTCTTCGGCTCGGCCGGCTTGGCGGCATCCGGCTTGGCCGCGGGGGCCTGGGCCGGCTTGTCGAGACGCTCGACCTTGGCCTTCTCGCGCAGCGCCAGAACGAGGTCCTGCTGGGCCTTGCGCTCGAGATACTGGTCGATCTGCGGCTTCACCGCGGCGAAATCCGGCAATGGCTTGGTGCGCTTTTCCTCGAGCTTGATGATGTGCCAGCCGAACTGGCTCTTCACCGGCTCCGAGACCTCGCCCTTCTTCAGCTTGAACGCGGCCTCGGCGAACTCCGGCACCATGCGGTCCTTGGTGAACCAGCCGAGATCGCCGCCCTCCTTGCCGGAGCCGGGATCCTTCGAGACGTCGGTCGCGACCTTGGCGAAGTCCTCGCCCTTCTTCAGCCGCTCGACCACGGCCTTGGCCTGGGCCTCGTCCTCGACGAGGATGTGGCGGGCATGGGCCTCTTCCTCGGGCGCCATCGCCTTGGTGGTCTCGTCATAGAGCTTCTTGGCGGCGTCGGCGGTGACGGCCTTCTTGCCCTCGCGGGTCAGGTATTCGTCGAGCAGAACCTTCTCGCGGTAATAGGCGAGGCGGGCGGCGAAGTCCGGCGAATCCGTGATCTTGGCATCGGCGGCCGCCTTGGCGCCGAGCTTGAGGTCGATGAGGTAGTTGACGACCTCGTCGCGCTTGCGGTCCTCGGGGAGCTGGGCAAGACGCTCGCCGAGATCCTCGGTGGCGAGCTGGATGTCCTTCTCGGTGATGGCGATGCCGTCGACCTTGGCGACGACCTTGTCGGCCTGGGCGAAGGCCGGGCCCGCCAGCAGCGCGAAGCCGAGGACGGCGATGAAACGGGCTGAGTTCATGAGTGACGGCCTTTCGTCGGAAAACCCGAGACGCTTTGGCGGCTGCACTGCCAGTTGAACGCGGCAAAGGCAAGGCGGTTCAAGCGATTGCGGTCGCCGATCACGCAGCTTTGCATCGTCCAGGGGCGGGCATGGTGCCGCAACGTCGCACGATCTCAAGCTTCCGCCCTTGGAAGCAGCCGGGAAAACACCCACATCCACAGCCGAATTCACTTGCCGTTTCGCTGCCGATTGGACGAAACGCACGCTGGACCCTGCCCGCGCACGCGTCTAAACACGCGGTCGCATTTCGAGAATACCGGGCTTCCGACCCGCGCGCGAAAGAGGATTCCGCGCCGGCCGGGGGCTCAAGCATCACCTGAAAGGCCCAACATGCTTGGCGCGCTCGCAAAGAAACTCTTCGGCTCGTCGAATGACCGCCGCGTCAAGGGCTACCAGCCCCGCGTCGCTGCGATCAATGCCCTCGAGAATGAGCTCTCGGCGCTGAGCGACGACGCGCTGAAAGCGCGCACCGAGGAGTTCAGGCAGCAGCTCGCCGCCGGCAAGAAGCTCGACGACATTCTGGTTCCCGCTTTCGCCACGGTGCGCGAGGCCGCCAAGCGCGTGCTCGGCCAGCGCCCCTACGACGTCCAGCTCGTCGGCGGCATGGTGCTGCATGAGGGCGCGATCGCCGAGATGAAGACCGGCGAAGGCAAGACGCTGGTCGCGACCTTGCCGAGCTATCTCAATGCGCTCGAAGGCAAGGGCGTTCACGTCGTCACCGTCAACGACTACCTCGCCCGGCGCGACGCCGAGTGGATGTCGAAGCTCTACAACTTCCTCGGCCTGACCGTCGGCATCATCGTGCACGGCCTCGACGACGAGGAACGCCAGCGCGCCTATGCCTGCGACATCACCTATGGCACCAACAACGAGTTCGGCTTCGACTATCTGCGCGACAACATGAAGTACGATGTCGCGCAGATGAGCCAGCGCGGCCACCACTTCGCCATCGTCGACGAGGTCGACTCGATCCTGGTCGACGAAGCCCGCACGCCGCTGATCATCTCCGGCCCACTCGACGACAAATCCGATCTCTATGTCGCGATCGACAAGGTGCTGCCGGGGCTCGTCGCCAGCGATTACGAAGTCGACGAGAAGCAGCGCACGGTGGCGCTGACCGAGGCCGGCAACGAGCATATCGAGGAGCTGCTGCGCGAGGCGGGGCGGCTGACCGAGGGCGACCTCTACGACGCCCACAACGTCACGCTCGTCCACCACGTCAACCAGGCGCTGCGCGCCCACACGCTCTTCACGCGCGACAAGGACTACATCGTCCGCAACGACGAGGTCGTCATCATCGACGAGTTCACCGGCCGCATGATGCCGGGCCGGCGCTATTCGGAAGGCCTGCACCAGGCGCTGGAGGCGAAGGAAAACGTCACCGTCCAGCCCGAGAACGCGACGCTGGCCTCGATCACCTTCCAGAACTATTTCCGCCTCTATGGCAAGCTCGCCGGCATGACCGGCACGGCGGCGACCGAGGCCGACGAGTTCTTCCAGATCTACAAGCTCGAGGTCATCGAGATCCCGACCAACGTCCCGGTCGCCCGCAAGGACGAGGACGACGAGGTCTACCGCACCTTCGAGGAGAAGGTCCGCGCCATCATCCGCGAAATCCAGACGGCGCAGGCCAACGGCCAGCCGATCCTGGTCGGCACCACCTCGATCGAGCGCTCCGAGCTCGTCGCCGAGATGCTGGAGAAGGCGGGCTACAAGCTGCTCGATTTCACCAACCCGACAGCGCTGGAGCCGGTCTACCAGGCGGCGCGCGAGGGCAAGACGACCAAGGCCTTCGCCGTGCTGAACGCCCGCTTCCACGAGCAGGAGGCCTATATCGTCGCCCAGGCCGGCGTGCCCGGCGCAATCACCATCGCCACCAACATGGCCGGCCGCGGCACCGACATCCAGCTCGGCGGCAATGCCGAGATGCGGATCAGGCACGATCTCGCCGGCATGGAAGAGGGGCCGGAGCGCGAGGCGAAGGCCACCGCCATCCGTGCCGAGGTCGCCGAATTCAAGCAGCGCGTGCTCGCCGCCGGCGGCCTCTACATCGTCGGCACCGAGCGCCATGAGAGCCGGCGCATCGACAACCAGCTGCGCGGCCGCGCCGGCCGCCAGGGCGATCCCGGCCGCTCGAAGTTCTTCCTGTCGCTGCAGGACGACCTGATGCGCATCTTCGGCTCCGACCGGATGGACGGCATGCTGACGAAGCTCGGCCTCAAGGAGGACGAGGCGATCGTCCACCCCTGGATCAACAAGGCGGTCGAGAAGGCGCAGGGCAAGGTCGAGGCGCGCAACTTCGACATCCGCAAGAACATCCTGAAGTACGACGACGTCATGAACGACCAGCGCAAGGTCGTCTTCGAGCAGCGCCGCGACTTCATGAGGCAGGCGAGCGTGCGCGAGACGATCGACGACATGCGCCACGGCGTGGTCGAGGACGTCGTCGCCCGTCACATCCCGGAGGAGGCCTATCCCGAGCAGTGGGATACCGCCGGCCTCAAGCAGGAGGTGCTCCAGTCCCTCAACCTCGACCTGCCGGTCGAGGACTGGGCCAAGGAAGAGGGCATCGCCGACAGCGAGATCCGCGAGCGCATCCGCAAGATCGCCGACGAAGACTATGCCGGCCGCATCGAGCGCAACACCGACGAGGTCATGACCTATGTCGAGAAGCAGGTGCTGCTGCAGTCGCTCGACCATCTCTGGCGCGAGCATCTCGTGACGCTCGACCATCTCAGACAGGTCATCGGCTGGCGCGGCCTTGCCCAGCGCGACCCGCTGCAGGAGTACAAGCAGGAGGCCTTCGAGCTGTTCGACGGGCTGATCGGCCAGCTGCGCCAGCAGGTCACCGGCCATCTCTCGCGCGTCGAGGTCCGTTTCGAGCAGCCGGAAGACCAGCAGGCGCCGCAGTTTGCGCAGGACGGCGCCGGCTCGGGCTTCGGCAACGGGGGCGACTATGGCGGCGGCAGTGTCCAGTTCGCTGCACTCGATGCCGATACGGAGGTGCTGGACCGAAACCCGGCCGATCCCGCGAGCTGGGGCAAGGTCGGCCGCAACGAGCCCTGCCCCTGCGGCTCGGGCAAGAAGTTCAAGCACTGCCACGGCCAGTTCGTCTGAGGCAGCTGTACGACGCCTTCCTTCTCCCACCCATCTCGGGCTTGCCCGAGATGGGCAGCCTTGAGTGCCAAAGTCGGCAACAGCCGACTTTGATGCGGGAGAAGGTGGCAGCGCGAAGCGCTGACGGATGAGGGGTCTCGCGACCTTTCAAAGCGGAAGCGCTGCACGGGACGAAATTGATCGAGGACAGAGCGACCCCTCACCCCAACCCTCTCCCGCAAGGGGAGAGGGGGCATGTCGCGACTCCCGCGCTCCGGAAAAGCGCCCCTCAGAGCGACGAGCCGACCTCCTGCTGCCCGACCGCGCGCGGCCGCAGGCTGAGCCAGGCCGGCCGCGCGAAGAGGAAGGCGAGGGGCGTACCCTTGACCAGCCGGTGCAGCAGCAGCGGAACGGCGACGGAGATCGCGGTCAGCAGCAGGGCGGCGACGCCGGGATCGAGCGGAAACCCCAAGCGCAGCAGGACGATCCGCCCGATCACCATCGGCAGGAAGAAGGCGAGATAGATCGGCAGGGAGTTGCGTCCGCAATAATCGAGCCAGGGCAGGCGGCCGGCCAGCAGCACCGAGCTCAGCAGGATGCCGGCGACGCCGGCGATGCCGAGCAGCAGATGCACGCCCGGCGCCGCGGTCTGGACGTCATGGCCGAGGAAGGGCGTTGCGAGCACGCTGAGCGCGAACCAGCCGCCCCAGAGCAGGAGCGTCTTGTTCCGGTTGGCCGCGGCCCGCTCGGCGGCGGCGCGGATCTCGGCCGAGAACACGGCGCCGGCGAGGAAGAAGACGAAATAGGCGGTGAACTGGTCAGGCACCATCCAGCCGGTGCTCAG
It includes:
- a CDS encoding crosslink repair DNA glycosylase YcaQ family protein translates to MPPRPRKPLSLTTEQARRIWLRAQRLDTREPFGAGPAAARAAVEQLGYVQIDTINVIERCHHHILYARIPGYRRADLAHLQSVEKSVFEYWTHALSYVPTRDVRYFLPEMKVHREEPKRWSAVGAREETRKLLRRIRRDGALTIRDIEEELIEKAHLWASKKPSKGLLERAFYDGELAIAARAGMLKTYELFDRHFQWEKKPTPASERQVTAYKLDRALRAQGLVSLDSACHLDAPSKKAVAELIVARVKRKELVEVAVAGAGKTQHWAEPASLELSEAPEATLIHILSPFDPLMIQRKRAKLFFDYAHVFEAYLPKEKRVYGYFGLPVLAGDRIVAVLDLKTDRAAGKLLMQQWSWLDGHETPALKAAIEEELQRFERFQLGRDEAELEPLPEITKMSA
- a CDS encoding DUF930 domain-containing protein, producing MPAASRMRWAMPDPGLPVASLIHAALLAWLAFVTVQQFDEMPAFVEQSVDVELQTPEQFEAMTRPPPPAPATAPASEPEPAPSPSVPSVPAPSEPPVSAETDGLVRPRRLLSQQVLADPRSRDTLAMLPRLAPDERVEQLCGLEAMGQIHAWQHSYEPDRVSAYAMADTRYADRILRAEGAAFRSRRRWYGLRFECTLSADLKRVTAFAFQVGDPIPQARWQALGLPAVH
- a CDS encoding (deoxy)nucleoside triphosphate pyrophosphohydrolase; translation: MKLLLVVACALIDADNRVLVTQRPEGKALAGLWEFPGGKLESGERPEPALIRELHEELGITVKEDCLAPLTFASYAYPEFHLLMPLYICRRWEGSVVSREEQALKWVRPGKLRDLAMPPADEPLIPPLIDLLGP
- a CDS encoding carboxypeptidase regulatory-like domain-containing protein is translated as MRIGTIAAVVWAGAVMAGCVERQPATVAFSTEEAAVIRKPGNGVITGHAFRTKPSGVVVNAAGQVVRLIPATGFARERFANLYGKGKYVPHRAYPADDAVDPAYAEYTRTTKAEANGRFAFDKVAPGSYFITTQVIWGDENAFSREGGSVYDSVTLTGKETEPVQVILSGN
- a CDS encoding DMT family transporter, which produces MAITAPERPLSADPSRSFIAVNLAICSLLWGSSYLFIKLMSGEVSALAIAASRGLLGAAVLSLWSLGRRRSPLPRRAEILPWIMLGTTNGWLPNVLVGYALVQLASGPAAMIQAAGPLVTALVAHLVFSEERLSRRRLGGILLGMAGVALLIGPRLFEGGGTALSVLAMIGATLSYTVANLYVRTVPAATGDPARLALGQQMFSGTIATALTLAVLGPAAFVPLGGHLPAMLALGIFATAIPVTVFMRLIRAAGPTRAAMTGYLVPTVAVILGVVVLHENLELRQILGGCIILAGVFLVTMAPRRVGAS
- the argJ gene encoding bifunctional glutamate N-acetyltransferase/amino-acid acetyltransferase ArgJ, translated to MAGKDVPVSPLAPKRQPKVPPIPGVRFATAEAGIRYKGRTDVWFALLDQGTQVAGVFTRSKCPSAPVDWCRENLKQGSARAVVVNSGNANAFTGLKGRDAVKLTAEIAAKAAGCKPEEVFVASTGVIGEPLDASKFKGVLDDCAKRAADGPWIDAAKAIMTTDTFPKALTRKAKIDGKEVVIAGIAKGAGMIAPDMATMLSFVFTDAPIAAPVLQALLSKGVKGSFNAVTVDSDTSTSDTLMLFATGKAHARGVPEITEVNDARLSGFKRALNAILLELAHLVCKDGEGARKFVEVRVTGAASARSAKRVALSIANSPLVKTAIAGEDANWGRVVMAVGKAGEPADRDRLDIGFGDIVVAKQGARAPSYDENAVSEYMKGDSIVITADLGIGRGKATVWTCDLTKAYVEINGDYRS
- a CDS encoding peptidylprolyl isomerase → MNSARFIAVLGFALLAGPAFAQADKVVAKVDGIAITEKDIQLATEDLGERLAQLPEDRKRDEVVNYLIDLKLGAKAAADAKITDSPDFAARLAYYREKVLLDEYLTREGKKAVTADAAKKLYDETTKAMAPEEEAHARHILVEDEAQAKAVVERLKKGEDFAKVATDVSKDPGSGKEGGDLGWFTKDRMVPEFAEAAFKLKKGEVSEPVKSQFGWHIIKLEEKRTKPLPDFAAVKPQIDQYLERKAQQDLVLALREKAKVERLDKPAQAPAAKPDAAKPAEPKKN
- the secA gene encoding preprotein translocase subunit SecA, which produces MLGALAKKLFGSSNDRRVKGYQPRVAAINALENELSALSDDALKARTEEFRQQLAAGKKLDDILVPAFATVREAAKRVLGQRPYDVQLVGGMVLHEGAIAEMKTGEGKTLVATLPSYLNALEGKGVHVVTVNDYLARRDAEWMSKLYNFLGLTVGIIVHGLDDEERQRAYACDITYGTNNEFGFDYLRDNMKYDVAQMSQRGHHFAIVDEVDSILVDEARTPLIISGPLDDKSDLYVAIDKVLPGLVASDYEVDEKQRTVALTEAGNEHIEELLREAGRLTEGDLYDAHNVTLVHHVNQALRAHTLFTRDKDYIVRNDEVVIIDEFTGRMMPGRRYSEGLHQALEAKENVTVQPENATLASITFQNYFRLYGKLAGMTGTAATEADEFFQIYKLEVIEIPTNVPVARKDEDDEVYRTFEEKVRAIIREIQTAQANGQPILVGTTSIERSELVAEMLEKAGYKLLDFTNPTALEPVYQAAREGKTTKAFAVLNARFHEQEAYIVAQAGVPGAITIATNMAGRGTDIQLGGNAEMRIRHDLAGMEEGPEREAKATAIRAEVAEFKQRVLAAGGLYIVGTERHESRRIDNQLRGRAGRQGDPGRSKFFLSLQDDLMRIFGSDRMDGMLTKLGLKEDEAIVHPWINKAVEKAQGKVEARNFDIRKNILKYDDVMNDQRKVVFEQRRDFMRQASVRETIDDMRHGVVEDVVARHIPEEAYPEQWDTAGLKQEVLQSLNLDLPVEDWAKEEGIADSEIRERIRKIADEDYAGRIERNTDEVMTYVEKQVLLQSLDHLWREHLVTLDHLRQVIGWRGLAQRDPLQEYKQEAFELFDGLIGQLRQQVTGHLSRVEVRFEQPEDQQAPQFAQDGAGSGFGNGGDYGGGSVQFAALDADTEVLDRNPADPASWGKVGRNEPCPCGSGKKFKHCHGQFV
- a CDS encoding acyltransferase family protein, coding for MAETTALPQRPAGGRIGWVDTGKGICIILVVLMHVAGGLEAAIGQESWIDPMIAWAKQFRMPGLFLLSGLFVTRLVGLSWGAFLDRKIVPLAYFYLLWFAINALMRFPPWGEAGLSGFVQNYALGLVDPFGVLWFIYLLTVFFVVAKAVWRWRHAALIVSALLALAPLSTGWMVPDQFTAYFVFFLAGAVFSAEIRAAAERAAANRNKTLLLWGGWFALSVLATPFLGHDVQTAAPGVHLLLGIAGVAGILLSSVLLAGRLPWLDYCGRNSLPIYLAFFLPMVIGRIVLLRLGFPLDPGVAALLLTAISVAVPLLLHRLVKGTPLAFLFARPAWLSLRPRAVGQQEVGSSL